The following are encoded in a window of Clostridia bacterium genomic DNA:
- a CDS encoding Gfo/Idh/MocA family oxidoreductase: MIKVAIIGIGNRGRTYGKFLNKNKDVQIVALCEKNQDILLSYAKKWKVNNIFTSDAEFFACGKFADALVISTMDKDHFAHAMSALNVGYNLLLEKPVSPSIEECQQIANLAKEKNLKVVVCHVLRYAPYYRKIKEIIESGAIGKITHINHTENVGYWHFSHSYVRGNWRRSDQTTPSILAKCCHDADIIYWFTGKRCLNLTSQGKLEYFTKANKPSQAPHYCLDGCKYAKSCPYEARKIYYGITKHTFPYMIVNAKLVTGSSKPTLKLLKNCLKTSPYGRCVFDCDNNVMEQQVVNMQLEDDITSTLAMTAFSKKCYRKIHIYGTKGEIFGNDISGKLTLNVFAGKTKIIRPSVSTLSIHDSCDKNIINQFVNLLCGRSYDKGLTFIDTSLESHKVTILADEARISGLKVTVNKDI; this comes from the coding sequence ATGATAAAAGTAGCTATTATAGGCATAGGCAATCGTGGTAGAACTTATGGCAAATTTTTAAATAAAAACAAAGACGTTCAAATAGTTGCGCTATGTGAAAAAAATCAAGATATTTTATTGAGCTATGCAAAAAAATGGAAAGTAAATAATATTTTTACTAGCGACGCCGAATTTTTTGCTTGCGGAAAATTTGCCGATGCGTTAGTTATCTCCACAATGGATAAAGACCATTTTGCTCACGCAATGTCGGCGCTTAACGTAGGGTATAATTTACTTTTGGAAAAGCCTGTTTCGCCGAGTATTGAGGAATGTCAGCAAATTGCCAACCTTGCAAAAGAAAAGAACCTTAAAGTTGTAGTTTGTCACGTCCTTAGATATGCGCCGTACTACCGCAAAATTAAAGAGATTATCGAAAGTGGCGCAATTGGCAAAATTACTCATATTAATCATACCGAAAATGTAGGTTATTGGCATTTTTCACATTCCTACGTAAGGGGTAACTGGCGAAGAAGCGACCAAACTACGCCCTCAATACTTGCAAAATGTTGCCACGACGCCGATATTATTTATTGGTTTACGGGTAAACGATGTTTAAACTTGACTAGTCAAGGCAAATTAGAATATTTTACTAAGGCAAATAAGCCTAGTCAAGCTCCGCATTACTGCCTAGATGGCTGTAAATATGCAAAATCTTGCCCTTATGAAGCTAGAAAAATTTACTACGGCATAACAAAACATACTTTTCCGTATATGATTGTAAATGCAAAATTAGTAACTGGCAGTTCTAAACCAACGCTAAAACTATTAAAAAATTGTTTAAAAACTTCGCCCTATGGCAGGTGCGTTTTTGATTGTGACAACAATGTTATGGAACAACAAGTTGTCAATATGCAATTAGAAGACGATATCACTTCAACGCTTGCTATGACGGCTTTTTCCAAAAAATGTTACCGCAAAATTCATATATATGGTACAAAAGGCGAAATATTTGGCAATGATATAAGCGGAAAGTTAACGCTTAATGTTTTTGCCGGCAAAACTAAGATAATTAGACCCAGCGTTTCAACGTTGTCTATTCACGACTCTTGCGACAAAAATATAATCAATCAATTTGTTAATTTGCTTTGCGGACGTTCTTATGATAAAGGGCTGACCTTTATAGATACATCGTTAGAGAGTCACAAAGTAACCATTCTAGCTGACGAAGCTAGAATAAGCGGTTTAAAAGTAACCGTAAATAAGGATATTTAA
- a CDS encoding DNA polymerase I, producing the protein MKLVLVDGNSIINRAYFALPVLNDNLGRNVNAVYGFMSIIIKMLADYKPTNLVVAFDERGKTARHLVYEQYKANRKGMPDDLAMQMPILKELLKLMGIKTLSMLGVEADDIIGTLAKRFKVETLLLSGDRDLFQLIDDNITCLLTKKGISEVEQVNQTFLLENYKLTPKQVIEFKALRGDSADNIPGVAGVGDKTAMSLLEKYSSVDNVYNDIDNITGSLKTRLIDGKELCYISRGLATIDTNVNIDCKLEDSQFSYTFSEEAKKMFEALQFNSLIKRIDFDKETAISQKQIVEVKNINTLDELKNVIKYINGQKELSIYFGQNISLATNQQTEYVINIADTLLCEGINYNSALEALKGLIEGTIPKTVFGGKAINTTLAEYDTKLNNVVYDLDLMQYLTEYRSYKIQAFFEHYSITNFASGQLFIKDLLLSQLAKDNLLDLYNNVELPLSNVLFDMEQQGVAINLQALDELGKQYNQEIASLTKQVYELTGQEFNIASPKQLGEVLFVKLGLPSGKKTKTKSGFSTENEVLEGLLDVHPAIELIIKIRQLSKLNGTYIEGLKAHINRGIIRTTYNQTLTTTGRLSSSEPNLQNLPIRNEQGIEIRKLFVPKYDCLISADYSQIELRLLASFSGDQIMISAFNDGEDIHRKVASEIFKVDKALVTDKMRRMAKAVNFGIIYGISDYGLAENTGIPFYRAKEYIKTYFETYPKIKEYLDSSVEKAQKEGYVTTILGRRRQIPEINSANFQLKNFGKRAAMNMPLQGSSADIIKLAMIKVHSELTARRLKSKLILQIHDELIIDCYNDEKEIVKEILVRQMENAVSLPVKLVTDVAEGSNLYEAK; encoded by the coding sequence ATGAAACTTGTATTAGTCGACGGCAATTCAATAATCAACCGAGCATATTTTGCTCTACCTGTCCTAAATGATAATTTAGGGCGTAATGTCAACGCAGTATATGGCTTTATGAGCATTATTATTAAAATGCTTGCCGATTATAAGCCTACAAATTTAGTCGTAGCTTTTGACGAGCGAGGAAAAACCGCAAGACATTTAGTTTACGAGCAGTACAAGGCTAATCGTAAAGGTATGCCCGACGACCTAGCTATGCAAATGCCCATTCTTAAAGAGTTGCTTAAACTTATGGGTATTAAAACATTATCTATGCTTGGCGTAGAGGCTGACGATATTATAGGCACGCTTGCAAAACGCTTTAAAGTAGAAACTCTATTACTTTCGGGCGACCGTGATTTATTTCAATTAATCGACGACAATATCACTTGCCTACTTACTAAAAAAGGTATTAGCGAAGTTGAGCAAGTCAATCAAACTTTTCTGCTTGAAAATTATAAATTAACGCCCAAACAGGTTATTGAATTTAAAGCTTTAAGAGGCGACAGCGCAGACAATATACCCGGAGTTGCCGGCGTCGGCGATAAAACAGCGATGAGTCTACTAGAAAAATATTCTAGCGTAGACAATGTTTACAACGATATCGACAACATAACTGGTTCGCTTAAAACTAGACTTATTGATGGTAAAGAACTTTGTTATATCAGTAGGGGGCTTGCCACAATCGACACAAATGTCAATATAGATTGCAAGTTAGAAGATAGTCAATTTAGTTATACTTTTAGCGAAGAAGCAAAAAAAATGTTTGAGGCGTTGCAGTTTAATTCGCTTATCAAAAGAATTGACTTTGACAAAGAAACCGCTATAAGCCAAAAGCAAATTGTCGAAGTTAAAAATATTAACACGCTTGACGAACTTAAAAATGTAATCAAATATATTAACGGTCAAAAAGAGCTTTCAATTTACTTCGGGCAAAATATTTCGCTTGCGACAAATCAACAAACCGAGTATGTAATTAACATAGCCGATACGCTTCTTTGCGAAGGAATCAATTATAATTCGGCGTTAGAGGCTCTTAAAGGGCTAATAGAGGGGACAATTCCTAAGACTGTGTTTGGAGGCAAGGCGATAAACACTACGCTTGCCGAGTACGATACAAAGCTAAATAACGTAGTCTATGACCTTGACTTAATGCAATATCTAACAGAATATCGTTCTTACAAAATTCAAGCGTTTTTTGAACATTACTCGATTACTAACTTTGCAAGCGGTCAGTTATTTATCAAAGATTTACTCTTGTCTCAACTTGCCAAAGATAATTTATTAGATTTATATAATAATGTAGAACTGCCCCTTAGCAATGTTTTATTTGATATGGAGCAACAAGGCGTAGCAATCAATCTTCAAGCGCTTGACGAGCTAGGCAAGCAATATAATCAAGAGATAGCTTCTCTAACTAAACAAGTCTACGAACTAACGGGACAAGAATTTAACATCGCTAGTCCTAAGCAACTAGGCGAGGTTCTATTTGTCAAACTTGGACTGCCTAGCGGTAAAAAAACCAAAACAAAGTCAGGCTTTTCGACCGAAAACGAAGTTCTTGAAGGGCTTCTTGACGTTCACCCCGCAATCGAGCTAATTATCAAGATAAGACAACTCAGTAAGCTTAACGGCACATATATCGAAGGGTTAAAGGCTCATATAAATAGGGGCATTATTCGCACAACGTATAATCAAACTTTAACAACCACCGGTAGGCTTAGCAGTAGCGAACCAAACTTACAAAATTTGCCTATAAGAAATGAACAAGGCATAGAAATACGTAAATTGTTTGTGCCAAAATACGATTGTTTAATCTCTGCTGACTATTCGCAAATTGAACTTAGGTTGCTTGCAAGTTTTTCGGGCGACCAAATAATGATTTCGGCATTTAACGATGGCGAAGACATACACAGAAAAGTTGCAAGCGAAATATTTAAAGTTGACAAAGCTCTTGTTACCGATAAAATGCGTCGTATGGCAAAAGCGGTAAACTTTGGCATTATTTATGGTATAAGCGACTATGGTCTTGCAGAAAATACTGGCATACCATTTTATCGAGCCAAAGAATATATTAAGACATATTTTGAAACATACCCAAAAATTAAGGAATATCTAGATTCTAGCGTAGAAAAAGCCCAAAAAGAAGGCTACGTAACAACAATTCTGGGCAGGCGTCGTCAAATACCCGAGATTAATAGCGCAAATTTCCAACTCAAAAACTTTGGCAAACGCGCGGCTATGAATATGCCCTTACAAGGAAGTTCTGCCGATATAATTAAACTTGCAATGATAAAAGTTCATAGCGAGCTTACGGCTAGACGACTAAAAAGTAAATTAATATTACAAATACACGACGAATTAATTATTGACTGCTATAACGACGAAAAAGAAATAGTTAAAGAAATTCTTGTACGGCAAATGGAAAATGCGGTAAGTTTACCCGTAAAATTAGTAACCGACGTTGCCGAAGGGAGCAATTTATATGAAGCAAAGTAG
- the coaE gene encoding dephospho-CoA kinase (Dephospho-CoA kinase (CoaE) performs the final step in coenzyme A biosynthesis.), producing MKQSRLIAITGGIGSGKSSACVIVKNLGFPVLDCDKIAKEISYSPSITELISLTFGEKFIFNGALNRKELRSEVFADKQKYQQLNDIFFEKTIEELLKQVEKIPESTIFVEVSAYKPSLDSIFTQVWLVDAPLQVRLNRVRIRDEVEMENILNIMNNQIMPIKPTKIINNDGTIEQLAQQVEYLVFQLDN from the coding sequence ATGAAGCAAAGTAGATTAATTGCAATTACAGGCGGTATAGGTAGCGGAAAAAGTTCAGCTTGCGTAATTGTCAAAAATTTAGGTTTTCCCGTACTCGATTGCGACAAAATTGCCAAAGAAATATCTTATTCGCCTAGCATAACCGAGCTAATTTCACTTACTTTTGGCGAAAAGTTTATTTTTAACGGAGCATTAAATCGTAAAGAACTTAGAAGCGAAGTTTTTGCCGATAAACAAAAGTATCAACAATTAAATGACATTTTTTTTGAAAAAACTATTGAAGAATTACTTAAACAGGTTGAAAAAATTCCAGAGTCTACTATTTTTGTAGAAGTTTCAGCCTATAAACCCAGTCTAGACTCAATTTTTACTCAGGTTTGGTTAGTTGACGCTCCTCTACAAGTTAGGTTAAATCGAGTTAGAATACGTGACGAAGTTGAGATGGAAAACATCTTAAACATTATGAACAATCAAATAATGCCGATTAAACCTACAAAAATTATTAATAATGATGGAACAATAGAACAATTAGCTCAACAAGTAGAATATTTAGTTTTTCAATTAGATAATTAA